Proteins from a single region of Apium graveolens cultivar Ventura chromosome 7, ASM990537v1, whole genome shotgun sequence:
- the LOC141670662 gene encoding cyclin-A1-4-like, with amino-acid sequence MSTQKRVSSGKSMVVKRQSENVGKASGIVPKKRPALANITNQRNGPLVNSTNSSKLLPGPAKGENFKKGTSTRNVNVGYRATNMPAPTFLKPCTSVSNKNSTTFTSCDGTFSRNKDPYARFSMAVSSLKSDSLSVALDGSMSSSDSLKSPEVEYIDNTDVAAIDSIERKTYNKLCISDDEKTAGRICKRDILSEMETGDMIVDVDKNSIDPQLCATMACDIYKHLRASEVKKRPSTDYMEKIQKDINSSMRAILVDWLVEVAEEYRLVPETLYLTVNYVDRYLSGNSMDRQKLQLLGVACMMIASKYEEICAPQVEEFCYITDNTYFKDEVVEMESIVLNFLKFEMTAPTAKCFLRRFVRVAQAVTKAPGMQLECMTNYLAELTLLEYHMLRYAPSMIAASAGFLARYILSPSRSPWNSTLCHYTLYKPSDLLECVGALHSLCCNSPSCSLPAIREKYSHHKYKCVANEFCPPSIPQEYFQDLQGQ; translated from the exons ATGTCGACCCAGAAGAGGGTTTCGTCTGGGAAATCAATGGTGGTGAAGAGGCAATCGGAGAATGTTGGGAAGGCCTCGGGAATTGTGCCCAAGAAAAGGCCTGCTCTTGCTAATATTACTAATCAGAGAAATGGGCCTCTGGTTAATTCTACTAATTCTTCGAAATTG TTACCTGGTCCCGCCAAAGGCGAAAATTTCAAGAAAGGAACTTCTACCAGAAATGTTAATGTGGGCTACAGAGCCACTAATATGCCAGCACCTACCTTTTTGAAACCATGCACAAGTGTTTCAAATAAGAACTCAACGACTTTCACAAGCTGTGATGGAACGTTCTCCAGGAACAAAGATCCTTATGCTCGATTTAGCATGGCAGTCTCTTCGCTTAAATCAGATTCCTTATCTGTTGCCCTGGATGGAAGCATGTCTAGTAGCGATTCCTTGAAGAGCCCAGAAGTTGAATACATAGACAACACTGATGTTGCAGCTATTGATTCAATTGAAAGGAAGACATATAACAAACTTTGTATCTCAGATGATGAGAAAACAGCAG GACGCATATGCAAGAGAGACATACTTTCTGAAATGGAAACAGGCGATATGATTGTTGATGTTGATAAAAATTCCATCGACCCGCAGTTATGTGCAACTATGGCTTGTGATATATACAAGCACTTGAGAGCATCCGAG GTGAAGAAAAGGCCTTCCACTGATTATATGGAGAAGATCCAGAAGGACATAAATAGCAGCATGCGTGCAATATTAGTTGACTGGCTTGTGGAG GTTGCTGAAGAGTATAGGCTTGTCCCTGAAACGTTGTACCTGACTGTTAACTATGTAGACCGTTACCTTTCTGGCAATTCAATGGACAGACAAAAGTTACAATTGCTTGGTGTTGCTTGTATGATGATTGCCTC CAAATATGAGGAGATTTGTGCCCCCCAAGTGGAAGAGTTCTGTTACATCACTGATAACACATACTTCAAGGATGAG GTTGTGGAAATGGAATCTATTGTTTTGAATTTCCTGAAGTTTGAAATGACAGCCCCTACGGCTAAATGCTTTTTAAG GCGGTTTGTTCGTGTTGCTCAAGCAGTCACTAAG GCTCCTGGAATGCAGTTAGAGTGTATGACCAACTACTTGGCAGAGTTAACTCTTCTGGAATACCATATGCTTCGTTATGCCCCATCAATGATTGCCGCATCAGCAGGTTTCTTGGCCAGATATATACTTTCTCCATCAAGGAGTCCTTGG AACTCAACCTTGTGTCATTACACACTTTACAAGCCTTCAGATCTGTTGGAATGTGTTGGAGCACTGCATAGCCTTTGCTGCAACAGCCCCAGTTGTAGTTTGCCAGCAATCAGAGAAAAGTACAGTCATCATAAA TACAAGTGTGTTGCCAATGAGTTCTGCCCTCCATCAATACCTCAAGAATACTTCCAAGACCTACAAGGCCAGTAG